A region of uncultured Desulfobacter sp. DNA encodes the following proteins:
- the folE2 gene encoding GTP cyclohydrolase FolE2, with product MIDMQNQPDFRNLPIDKVGIKGLKYPVVVRDKANGSQSTVAEINMYVDLPHQCKGTHMSRFVELLHAINAPVSLASLTSILDDMKASLGAKSAHIEISFPYFIEKTSPCTQSKGLMDYNCTIIGSSNGRKKADIVLKVAVPVTSVCPCSKEISEFGAHNQRGEVLVAARFHKFIWIEEIVNLVEQAASCDIYSVLKRADEKYVTEKAYNNPKFVEDIVRDVAKVLIEDANITWFSVSAENFESIHNHSAYARIEHSRD from the coding sequence ATGATTGATATGCAGAATCAGCCGGATTTTCGGAATCTTCCCATTGATAAAGTCGGCATTAAGGGGCTTAAATACCCGGTTGTGGTTCGGGATAAAGCCAACGGCTCCCAGTCTACAGTTGCTGAAATCAACATGTATGTGGATTTGCCCCATCAGTGCAAAGGCACCCATATGAGCCGTTTCGTGGAACTGCTGCATGCAATCAATGCCCCGGTGTCCCTTGCTTCTCTGACCAGTATTCTGGATGATATGAAGGCCTCACTCGGGGCAAAGTCTGCACACATTGAAATCTCTTTTCCATATTTTATCGAAAAAACATCCCCTTGTACCCAATCCAAGGGGTTGATGGACTATAATTGTACAATCATAGGCTCTTCCAATGGCCGGAAAAAAGCAGATATCGTGTTAAAAGTGGCCGTTCCTGTTACCTCGGTATGTCCTTGCTCCAAGGAAATTTCAGAGTTTGGCGCCCACAATCAGAGGGGTGAGGTCCTTGTTGCCGCACGGTTTCATAAATTTATCTGGATTGAAGAGATTGTCAATTTGGTTGAGCAGGCGGCGTCCTGCGATATATATTCTGTACTGAAACGTGCAGATGAAAAGTATGTCACGGAAAAAGCTTACAACAATCCCAAATTTGTTGAAGACATTGTCCGGGATGTGGCCAAGGTGCTTATCGAAGATGCCAACATCACCTGGTTTTCCGTCAGCGCAGAGAATTTTGAATCCATTCACAATCATAGTGCCTATGCCCGGATAGAGCATTCAAGGGATTAA